The following are encoded together in the Phaseolus vulgaris cultivar G19833 chromosome 9, P. vulgaris v2.0, whole genome shotgun sequence genome:
- the LOC137822511 gene encoding F-box/kelch-repeat protein At3g23880-like, with product MKGDNSRRGVRETKKTAILPWELIIEILLMLPVKSLVRFKCVCKSWLCFLSDPQFAISHFQRLTASTNRLLFIAPPAPKIRSIDFNASLHDDSASSSLSPNFLPLTTYHNVQIMGSCRGFILLNCCQSLWVWNPSTGVHRKLSSTPIDSNLMQAMFFTFLYGFGYDPSTDDYLVVKVSYNPIPRHNATTRVEFFSLRTNVWRDIEATHLSYMNSSESIKEGSLLNGAIHWLAFSCDVSMNVVVVFDLTERSFSEIFFSVEILDCDFDFCDLGVLGDSLSISFVEWNHSVEIWVMKEYRVQSSWTKTIVVSAENIPSGMYFFPICYTKGDDIFGTDGSTGLAKYNDNGELQEHRSYCNGSYGSQVAVYTESLLPFPM from the coding sequence ATGAAGGGAGACAATAGTAGGAGAGGAGTAAGGGAAACGAAGAAGACCGCGATTCTGCCATGGGAACTCATAATCGAAATCCTGTTGATGTTGCCGGTCAAATCCCTCGTTCGTTTCAAATGTGTCTGTAAGTCATGGCTTTGTTTTCTGTCTGATCCACAATTTGCAATCTCACATTTTCAACGACTCACCGCAAGCACCAACAGACTTTTGTTCATAGCGCCTCCTGCTCCTAAAATCCGATCCATTGACTTCAACGCATCCCTTCACGATGATTCTGCATCTTCTTCATTAAGCCCCAACTTTCTACCTCTCACTACTTATCATAATGTTCAGATAATGGGTTCCTGTAGAGGGTTTATACTTCTTAACTGTTGCCAAAGTCTCTGGGTGTGGAATCCATCAACTGGTGTCCACAGAAAATTATCTTCCACTCCTATTGACTCCAATTTGATGCAAGCCATGTTTTTTACATTTCTCTATGGTTTCGGGTACGACCCATCAACCGATGACTACTTGGTGGTTAAAGTGTCATACAATCCAATCCCGCGCCATAATGCAACCACCCGAGTGGAGTTTTTCTCGCTCAGAACTAATGTGTGGAGAGATATTGAGGCCACCCATTTGTCTTATATGAACTCCTCTGAAAGTATCAAAGAAGGGTCGCTGTTGAATGGTGCTATTCATTGGTTGGCTTTTTCCTGTGATGTATCAATGAatgttgttgttgtctttgattTAACTGAAAGGAGTTTCTCAGAGATATTTTTCTCCGTTGAAATTTTAGACTGTGactttgatttttgtgatttggGGGTGCTTGGAGATTCGCTTAGTATAAGTTTTGTGGAGTGGAATCATTCAGTGGAAATATGGGTGATGAAAGAGTACAGAGTGCAGTCATCTTGGACTAAGACTATTGTTGTGTCTGCTGAAAACATTCCTTCTGGTATGTACTTCTTCCCAATATGCTATACAAAAGGTGATGATATTTTTGGGACAGATGGTAGTACTGGATTGGCAAAATATAATGACAATGGAGAGCTGCAAGAGCATCGATCCTATTGTAATGGTTCTTATGGATCCCAGGTGGCTGTGTATACCGAGTCCCTTCTTCCATTCCCTATGTGA
- the LOC137820427 gene encoding cyclic nucleotide-gated ion channel 1-like isoform X2 — protein sequence MKRFRKSFKSLPYNRVLSRSFSSRKKILDPQGPFLQKWNKIFVLSCLIAVSLDPLFFYVPVIDDDNKCLSLDRKMEITATVLRSFSDIFYIIHIIFQFRTGFIAPSSRVFGRGVLVEDAWVIAMRYLSSYFLIDILAVLPLPQVAILIIIPKLRGSESLNTKTLLKFIVFFQYIPRFLRLIPLYKEVTRTSGILTETAWAGAAFNLFLYMLASHVIGAFWYLFSIERETTCWQDACRRNSTCNTEAMYCDNHKVLGTISVFLNASCPIQDQNTTLFNFGIFLDALQSGVVESRDFPQKFFYCFWWGLRNLSSLGQNLATSTYVWEICFAIFISIAGLVLFAFLIGNMQTYLQSTTTRLEEMRVKRRDAEQWMSHRLLPDSLRERIRRHEQYKWQETRGVDEDNLIRDLPKDLRRDIKRHLCLALLMRVPMFEKMDEQLLDAMCDRLKPVLYTEESCIVREGDPVDEILFIMRGKLLTVTTNGGRTGFFNSEYLKAGDFCGEELLTWALDPHSSSNLPISTRTVQTLSEVEAFALKADDLKFVASQFRRLHSKQLRHTFRFYSQQWRSWAACFIQAAWRRYSKKKLEESLREEENRLQDALAKAGGSSPSLGATIYASRFAANALRLLRRNSTRKARVPERISPMLLQKPAEPDFTSEEQ from the exons ATGAAGAGATTTAGAAAATCATTCAAATCTCTTCCCTATAACAGAGTTCTCTCTAGAAGTTTTAGTTCTAGAAAGAAAATTCTTGATCCCCAGGGTCCTTTCCTTCAAAAGTGGAATAAGATATTTGTATTATCATGTCTTATTGCTGTGTCGCTTGATCCCTTGTTCTTCTATGTTCCTGTGATTGATGATGACAATAAATGTCTTTCTCTGGACAGAAAAATGGAAATTACAGCAACTGTTTTAAGATCTTTCtctgatattttttatataatccaTATAATTTTCCAATTTCGTACTGGATTCATTGCTCCCTCTTCTCGAGTATTTGGGAGAGGTGTTTTGGTTGAAGATGCTTGGGTAATAGCAATGCGGTATCTTTCATCATACTTCTTAATTGACATTCTTGCCGTTCTTCCCCTCCCACAG GTGGCAATTCTAATTATCATTCCAAAGTTGAGGGGCTCTGAATCACTGAATACAAAGACCTTGCTGAAATTTATTGTCTTCTTCCAATATATACCACGATTTTTGCGATTAATTCCATTATATAAAGAAGTTACTAGGACCTCTGGCATCCTCACTGAAACAGCTTGGGCTGGAGCTGCATTCAATCTCTTTCTTTACATGCTAGCAAGTCAT GTTATTGGTGCCTTTTGGTACTTGTTTTCTATAGAAAGAGAAACCACATGCTGGCAAGATGCGTGTCGAAGAAATAGCACATGTAACACAGAAGCTATGTATTGTGATAATCATAAAGTTTTGGGCACAATTTCAGTATTCCTGAATGCTTCTTGCCCAATACAGGATCAAAATACAACACTCTTTAATTTTGGAATATTTCTTGATGCCCTTCAATCTGGAGTTGTGGAATCAAGAGATTTCCCACAGAAgttcttttattgtttttggtGGGGCCTACGAAATTTGAG TTCTCTTGGTCAGAACCTTGCAACAAGTACTTATGTTTGGGAAATCTGCTTTGCAATTTTCATTTCAATTGCTGGTTTGGTATTATTTGCATTCCTCATTGGAAATATGCAG ACATATTTGCAGTCAACGACTACCAGATTGGAGGAAATGAGGGTGAAAAGGAGAGATGCTGAGCAGTGGATGTCTCATCGATTACTCCCTGACAGCCTGAGAGAAAGAATCAGACGACATGAGCAGTACAAATGGCAAGAAACCAGAGGTGTTGATGAAGACAATTTGATCCGAGATCTTCCAAAGGATTTGAGAAGGGATATTAAGCGGCATCTTTGCTTAGCTTTGCTGATGAGG GTGCCAATGTTTGAGAAAATGGATGAGCAACTTCTGGATGCAATGTGTGACAGACTGAAGCCAGTGCTGTACACAGAAGAAAGCTGCATCGTCCGGGAAGGAGATCCTGTTGATGAGATTCTCTTCATAATGCGGGGCAAGCTATTGACTGTGACCACTAATGGTGGAAGAACTGGCTTCTTTAACTCTGAATACCTCAAGGCTGGCGACTTTTGTGGAGAGGAACTTCTCACGTGGGCATTAGATCCTCACTCCTCATCCAACCTTCCCATATCAACTAGGACTGTCCAAACTCTTTCAGAAGTGGAAGCATTTGCTCTGAAAGCCGATGACTTGAAGTTTGTTGCATCACAGTTCCGGCGCCTTCATAGCAAGCAGCTTCGTCACACTTTCAGGTTTTATTCACAACAATGGCGTTCATGGGCTGCATGTTTCATACAAGCAGCGTGGAGGCGTTACAGTAAAAAGAAGCTGGAAGAGTCTCTGAGGGAAGAAGAGAATAGGTTGCAAGATGCATTGGCCAAAGCAGGTGGTAGCTCGCCTAGTCTAGGTGCCACAATATATGCTTCAAGGTTTGCAGCTAATGCACTCAGACTTTTACGTAGAAATAGCACAAGAAAGGCCAGAGTGCCAGAAAGAATATCACCCATGCTGCTGCAGAAGCCTGCTGAGCCTGATTTTACTTCTGAAGAACAATAA
- the LOC137820427 gene encoding cyclic nucleotide-gated ion channel 1-like isoform X1 yields the protein MNFQQDKFVRFRDWNSDKGSESSSPAIHVERQGGIKNKLNSVSEKFQRGVESSSEGMKRFRKSFKSLPYNRVLSRSFSSRKKILDPQGPFLQKWNKIFVLSCLIAVSLDPLFFYVPVIDDDNKCLSLDRKMEITATVLRSFSDIFYIIHIIFQFRTGFIAPSSRVFGRGVLVEDAWVIAMRYLSSYFLIDILAVLPLPQVAILIIIPKLRGSESLNTKTLLKFIVFFQYIPRFLRLIPLYKEVTRTSGILTETAWAGAAFNLFLYMLASHVIGAFWYLFSIERETTCWQDACRRNSTCNTEAMYCDNHKVLGTISVFLNASCPIQDQNTTLFNFGIFLDALQSGVVESRDFPQKFFYCFWWGLRNLSSLGQNLATSTYVWEICFAIFISIAGLVLFAFLIGNMQTYLQSTTTRLEEMRVKRRDAEQWMSHRLLPDSLRERIRRHEQYKWQETRGVDEDNLIRDLPKDLRRDIKRHLCLALLMRVPMFEKMDEQLLDAMCDRLKPVLYTEESCIVREGDPVDEILFIMRGKLLTVTTNGGRTGFFNSEYLKAGDFCGEELLTWALDPHSSSNLPISTRTVQTLSEVEAFALKADDLKFVASQFRRLHSKQLRHTFRFYSQQWRSWAACFIQAAWRRYSKKKLEESLREEENRLQDALAKAGGSSPSLGATIYASRFAANALRLLRRNSTRKARVPERISPMLLQKPAEPDFTSEEQ from the exons ATGAATTTTCAGCAAGACAAATTTGTTAG ATTTCGTGATTGGAATTCAGACAAGGGTTCTGAGAGCAGCTCTCCTGCAATTCATGTAGAACGCCAGGGGGGGATCAAGAATAAACTAAATTCAGTTTCTGAGAAGTTTCAAAGGGGTGTGGAATCTAGTTCAGAGGGGATGAAGAGATTTAGAAAATCATTCAAATCTCTTCCCTATAACAGAGTTCTCTCTAGAAGTTTTAGTTCTAGAAAGAAAATTCTTGATCCCCAGGGTCCTTTCCTTCAAAAGTGGAATAAGATATTTGTATTATCATGTCTTATTGCTGTGTCGCTTGATCCCTTGTTCTTCTATGTTCCTGTGATTGATGATGACAATAAATGTCTTTCTCTGGACAGAAAAATGGAAATTACAGCAACTGTTTTAAGATCTTTCtctgatattttttatataatccaTATAATTTTCCAATTTCGTACTGGATTCATTGCTCCCTCTTCTCGAGTATTTGGGAGAGGTGTTTTGGTTGAAGATGCTTGGGTAATAGCAATGCGGTATCTTTCATCATACTTCTTAATTGACATTCTTGCCGTTCTTCCCCTCCCACAG GTGGCAATTCTAATTATCATTCCAAAGTTGAGGGGCTCTGAATCACTGAATACAAAGACCTTGCTGAAATTTATTGTCTTCTTCCAATATATACCACGATTTTTGCGATTAATTCCATTATATAAAGAAGTTACTAGGACCTCTGGCATCCTCACTGAAACAGCTTGGGCTGGAGCTGCATTCAATCTCTTTCTTTACATGCTAGCAAGTCAT GTTATTGGTGCCTTTTGGTACTTGTTTTCTATAGAAAGAGAAACCACATGCTGGCAAGATGCGTGTCGAAGAAATAGCACATGTAACACAGAAGCTATGTATTGTGATAATCATAAAGTTTTGGGCACAATTTCAGTATTCCTGAATGCTTCTTGCCCAATACAGGATCAAAATACAACACTCTTTAATTTTGGAATATTTCTTGATGCCCTTCAATCTGGAGTTGTGGAATCAAGAGATTTCCCACAGAAgttcttttattgtttttggtGGGGCCTACGAAATTTGAG TTCTCTTGGTCAGAACCTTGCAACAAGTACTTATGTTTGGGAAATCTGCTTTGCAATTTTCATTTCAATTGCTGGTTTGGTATTATTTGCATTCCTCATTGGAAATATGCAG ACATATTTGCAGTCAACGACTACCAGATTGGAGGAAATGAGGGTGAAAAGGAGAGATGCTGAGCAGTGGATGTCTCATCGATTACTCCCTGACAGCCTGAGAGAAAGAATCAGACGACATGAGCAGTACAAATGGCAAGAAACCAGAGGTGTTGATGAAGACAATTTGATCCGAGATCTTCCAAAGGATTTGAGAAGGGATATTAAGCGGCATCTTTGCTTAGCTTTGCTGATGAGG GTGCCAATGTTTGAGAAAATGGATGAGCAACTTCTGGATGCAATGTGTGACAGACTGAAGCCAGTGCTGTACACAGAAGAAAGCTGCATCGTCCGGGAAGGAGATCCTGTTGATGAGATTCTCTTCATAATGCGGGGCAAGCTATTGACTGTGACCACTAATGGTGGAAGAACTGGCTTCTTTAACTCTGAATACCTCAAGGCTGGCGACTTTTGTGGAGAGGAACTTCTCACGTGGGCATTAGATCCTCACTCCTCATCCAACCTTCCCATATCAACTAGGACTGTCCAAACTCTTTCAGAAGTGGAAGCATTTGCTCTGAAAGCCGATGACTTGAAGTTTGTTGCATCACAGTTCCGGCGCCTTCATAGCAAGCAGCTTCGTCACACTTTCAGGTTTTATTCACAACAATGGCGTTCATGGGCTGCATGTTTCATACAAGCAGCGTGGAGGCGTTACAGTAAAAAGAAGCTGGAAGAGTCTCTGAGGGAAGAAGAGAATAGGTTGCAAGATGCATTGGCCAAAGCAGGTGGTAGCTCGCCTAGTCTAGGTGCCACAATATATGCTTCAAGGTTTGCAGCTAATGCACTCAGACTTTTACGTAGAAATAGCACAAGAAAGGCCAGAGTGCCAGAAAGAATATCACCCATGCTGCTGCAGAAGCCTGCTGAGCCTGATTTTACTTCTGAAGAACAATAA
- the LOC137821379 gene encoding uncharacterized protein: protein MGLITLVKELWMAFFFLCSVQFWRMALLWSFSILFSYYQLFKASLSQCQLVKQVILDKCPFFSQKLVSYPRCSPFTSNFRPVCVVTGATSGLGLAAAYELSKEGYCVVIVGRSQQLLSETIKKIQDSNEDAHLKAFQVDLSSIESIIKFKISLRQWLLDSDLHCSLQLLINNAGILATSHRVTAEGYDQMIGTNYIGAFALTKLLLPLLESSPVSSKIVNVTSFTHRAVTDVQVDEGTVSGKRFLRSIQYPYAHIYEYSKLCLILFTRELHRQLCLMGKSHQIFVNVADPGVVQTNLMREVPTILSCLALRVLKFLRLLEFPKSGVDSIIDAALAPPGTSGAYYFGGKGRTINPSELSHNAKLARQLWESTSKLLSVTPFGADGNSW from the exons ATGGGATTGATTACGTTGGTGAAAGAATTGTGGATggctttctttttcctttgttcAGTACAATTTTGGAGAATGGCGTTGTTGTGGTCTTTCTCTATTCTTTTTTCTTATTACCAATTGTTCAAGGCTTCCCTATCACAGTGCCAACTGGTCAAACAAGTAATTCTCGACAAATGTCCTTTCTTCTCTCAGAAACTCGTGTCCTATCCCAGGTGCTCCCCTTTCACAAGTAATTTTAGGCCTGTTTGCGTTGTCACTGGT GCAACGTCTGGCCTGGGATTAGCTGCTGCTTATGAACTTTCGAAGGAAGGATATTGTGTTGTCATTG TTGGACGTTCACAACAGCTATTGTCAGAG accataaaaaaaattcaagattCGAATGAAGATGCCCACCTCAAAGCTTTTCAGGTGGACCTGTCATCGATTGAATCAATCATAAAGTTCAAAATTTCCTTGCGACAGTGGCTTTTGGATTCTGATTTGCACTGCTCACTACAACTACTGATAAACAATGCTGGAATACTTGCAACATCACATAGAGTCACAGCTGAGGGCTATGATCA GATGATTGGTACAAATTATATTGGTGCATTTGCTTTAACAAAGCTTCTATTACCACTTCTTGAAAGCAGCCCTGTATCTTCTAAAATTGTGAACGTGACATCCTTTACACATCGAGCTG TTACTGATGTGCAGGTTGATGAGGGAACTGTATCCGGGAAGAGATTTTTGAGATCTATACAATATCCATATGCTCACATATATGAGTATTCTAAAT TATGCCTAATTCTCTTCACGAGGGAACTCCACCGACAGCTTTGCCTAATGGGAAAATCTCACCAGATATTTGTCAA TGTTGCGGATCCTGGAGTCGTGCAGACAAACCTCATGCGAGAAGTTCCAACCATCTTATCTTGCTTGGCATTGCGTGTGTTGAAATTTCTGCGGCTGTTGGAATTCCCCAAGTCTGGGGTTGACTCGATTATTGATGCAGCCTTAGCTCCACCG GGAACATCAGGGGCTTATTACTTTGGGGGAAAAGGTAGGACTATCAACCCTTCAGAACTTTCACATAACGCCAAATTAGCACGTCAGCTTTGGGAAAGTACAAGTAAGCTGCTGTCTGTGACCCCTTTTGGTGCTGATGGAAACAGCTGGTAG
- the LOC137820431 gene encoding spermine synthase, producing MEAGAGKGLECPKTMDGKASEGNGIEKEIPSCCLKAKASSPESEAKCHSTVVSGWFSASQTCSGKSVKPDYFNNPMWPGEAHSIKVEEILYREKSDYQEVLVFESSTYGKVLVLDGIVQLTEKDECAYQEMIVHLPLCSIQSPKTVLVVGGGDGGVLREVSRHSSVEHIDICEIDQMVIDVSRKFFPDLAVGFEDSRVHLHVGDAIEFLKCAPEGRYDAIIVDSSDPVGPAQELVEKPFFDTIAKALRPGGVLCNMAESMWLHTHLIQDMISICRETFKGSVHYAWASVPTYPSGVIGFLLCATKGPPVDFVNPINPIEKLEGANEHKRELRFYNSEMHSAAFALPGFVKREVSLLRDP from the exons ATGGAGGCCGGCGCAGGAAAAGGTTTGGAATGCCCGAAGACTATGGATGGGAAGGCGAGTGAGGGGAATGGAATAGAGAAGGAAATTCCCTCTTGTTGTTTGAAGGCTAAAGCTTCATCCCCTGAGTCAGAGGCAAAGTGTCATTCCACTGTTGTTTCTGGGTGGTTTTCAGCTTCTCAAACTTGCTCAG gAAAATCTGTAAAACCAGATTATTTCAACAACCCGATGTGGCCAG GAGAAGCCCATTCAATTAAAGTTGAAGAGATATTGTACAGGGAAAAGTCAGATTACCAAGAGGTCTTGGTTTTTGAG TCATCAACTTACGGGAAAGTACTAGTACTTGATGGAATTGTTCAATTGACTGAGAAGGATGAATGTGCTTATCAGGAGATGATTGTTCATCTTCCCCTCTGTTCAATTCAGTCCCCCAAAACG GTTTTAGTTGTTGGTGGTGGAGATGGTGGAGTACTTAGGGAAGTATCCCGCCACAGTTCTGTAGAACATATTGATATCTGTGAGATAGATCAGATGGTCATTGAC GTTTCCAGGAAGTTTTTTCCGGATTTAGCTGTTGGGTTTGAAGATTCTCGAGTACATCTACACGTTGGTGATG CTATTGAATTTCTTAAATGTGCTCCTGAAGGGAGGTATGATGCAATAATTGTTGATTCCTCCGATCCAGTGG GTCCTGCCCAGGAACTTGTTGAGAAGCCTTTTTTTGATACAATAGCAAAGGCATTAAGGCCTGGCGGAGTCCTTTGTAACATGGCAGAGAGTATGTGGCTTCATACACACCTTATTCAAGATATGATCTCTATTTGTCGAGAAACATTCAAAGGTTCTGTACATTACGCATGGGCGAGTGTTCCGACATATCCAAG TGGTGTGATAGGCTTTCTTCTCTGTGCAACAAAAGGACCACCGGTTGATTTTGTAAACCCTATCAATCCCATTGAAAAGTTGGAAGGTGCTAATGAGCACAAAAGAGAACTTCGATTCTACAATTCAGAG ATGCACTCAGCTGCTTTTGCGTTGCCGGGTTTTGTGAAGAGAGAAGTGAGTCTGCTCCGAGATCCCTGA